A single genomic interval of uncultured Desulfobulbus sp. harbors:
- a CDS encoding sigma-70 family RNA polymerase sigma factor: MGSEHEFVEDDLEQEVCASPTRSSWNREATEGEDDWAVRNGIERRSPLDRRIGDDRRTTDRRGLGSSIDPMNIYLREMGNQRLLSHEEEIELARMIEEGETRIQSAVLRLTLGITALNDLAESLLRGNLRINSVIRGLSDNDDKELKEVRDAFLDQVEKANELDAKRRELFLLLKKSGDDRVRQTELVTEILAVGDAISRLFLDYRMCSKGILSVADAVKELAQKFNKVRVVARQQALLDAARRHQQNGAESEINPVEIERRVTLELAETIGLSWPAFIEVQEEIEIGREMAKQAKETLVRANLRLVISVSKKFMNRGMQLPDLIQEGNIGLMKAVEKYDYKRGYKFSTYATWWIRQAVTRGIADQGRTIRLPVHMIETINRMLRFSKDFQRLESREPTPEEMAKQLGTDVEKVQVALKTAKDAISLDAPVNDEEDTLLSDFIEDHAHPDPQDNSITESLKRCLCKVMGSLTPREEKVLRMRYGIEIGCDHTLEEVGQCFSVTRERIRQIEAQALKKLRHPARSQDLQSFIQD; encoded by the coding sequence ATGGGCTCGGAACATGAATTTGTAGAAGACGATTTGGAACAAGAGGTGTGTGCCAGTCCCACTCGATCCAGTTGGAATCGCGAAGCCACTGAAGGCGAAGACGATTGGGCCGTTCGCAACGGGATTGAACGTCGCTCCCCTCTGGACCGCCGTATCGGGGATGATCGCCGAACGACTGATCGCCGGGGGTTGGGCAGTAGTATCGATCCGATGAATATCTATCTCCGCGAGATGGGGAACCAGCGCCTGCTCAGTCATGAGGAGGAGATTGAACTGGCCCGGATGATCGAGGAAGGCGAGACCCGGATTCAGTCGGCGGTCCTTCGCCTGACATTGGGCATCACCGCCCTCAACGACCTGGCCGAGAGTCTGTTGCGCGGCAACCTGCGGATCAACTCCGTTATCCGCGGTCTCTCCGATAATGATGACAAGGAGTTGAAAGAGGTCCGCGATGCCTTTCTCGACCAGGTGGAAAAGGCCAACGAGCTCGACGCAAAGCGTCGCGAGCTTTTTCTCCTGCTGAAGAAAAGCGGCGATGACCGTGTCCGCCAGACAGAACTGGTTACCGAGATTCTTGCGGTGGGCGATGCCATCTCCCGTCTGTTTCTCGACTACCGGATGTGTTCCAAGGGTATTCTTTCCGTGGCCGATGCGGTCAAGGAGTTGGCCCAGAAATTCAATAAGGTACGGGTTGTTGCCCGCCAGCAGGCGTTGCTCGATGCGGCCCGCCGCCATCAGCAGAATGGGGCGGAGAGCGAGATCAATCCCGTGGAGATCGAACGGAGAGTCACTCTGGAACTAGCTGAAACTATAGGCCTTTCTTGGCCCGCCTTTATTGAGGTCCAGGAGGAGATCGAAATCGGCCGGGAGATGGCCAAGCAGGCCAAGGAGACCCTGGTCCGCGCCAACCTCCGCCTGGTGATCTCCGTCTCGAAAAAATTCATGAATCGCGGCATGCAGCTCCCCGATCTGATTCAGGAGGGCAATATCGGCCTGATGAAGGCGGTGGAAAAATACGACTACAAGCGCGGTTACAAGTTTTCCACCTATGCCACCTGGTGGATCCGCCAGGCGGTCACCCGCGGCATCGCCGACCAGGGGCGGACGATCAGGCTGCCGGTGCATATGATTGAAACCATCAATCGCATGCTCCGTTTTTCAAAAGACTTCCAACGGCTGGAGAGCCGTGAACCCACCCCGGAAGAGATGGCCAAACAGCTTGGCACCGACGTGGAGAAGGTGCAGGTGGCCTTGAAAACGGCCAAGGATGCGATTTCTCTGGACGCGCCGGTCAACGATGAAGAGGATACCCTGCTCAGCGATTTTATCGAGGACCATGCCCACCCCGATCCCCAGGATAATTCGATCACCGAGAGCCTCAAGCGTTGCCTGTGCAAGGTCATGGGCAGTCTGACCCCTCGTGAGGAAAAGGTGCTGCGCATGCGCTACGGGATCGAGATCGGCTGTGATCACACCCTGGAGGAGGTCGGACAGTGCTTCTCAGTCACCAGGGAGCGCATCCGCCAGATCGAGGCCCAGGCCTTGAAAAAACTGCGTCATCCTGCGCGAAGCCAGGATTTGCAGAGTTTTATTCAGGACTAG
- the dprA gene encoding DNA-processing protein DprA: protein MPVHPEAVHWLALSLLPGLGSTLVHRLVEHCGSASLVARRQWGTLPLPAGIGPRLQALLVDPNQLRDAYHRADEALRRLQHAGCTLLCPESPEFPSSLRTIPDPPAVLYCRGDLSLLSSAAVALIGSRAATEYGRRIAFRFAGELARESLVVISGAAYGIDAAAHRGALDAGGKTIAVLGCGLDVAYPKPHAPLLAEIGEKGLLLSEYPLGTKPDAYRFPARNRLISGMARGIVVVEATEKSGSLITAALALDQGREVMAVPGRVDSLKSGGSHWLIRQGAHLVRQVDDILEALCWSRQELPATDSSPQRGGKVLSAAEGQLLQALDVYPLDIDSLARKTGLSIVELHGLLLQLELQGVVRQLPGQMYERVEQS, encoded by the coding sequence TTGCCGGTTCATCCGGAAGCGGTTCACTGGCTCGCCCTTTCTCTGCTGCCCGGACTCGGCTCCACCCTTGTGCACCGGTTGGTCGAGCACTGCGGCAGTGCTTCGCTGGTGGCGCGGCGGCAGTGGGGCACTTTACCACTGCCTGCCGGTATCGGCCCCAGGCTGCAGGCGCTCCTGGTCGATCCAAACCAGCTCAGGGATGCGTACCATCGGGCGGATGAGGCGTTGCGGCGGCTCCAGCATGCCGGCTGTACTCTGCTCTGTCCGGAGAGCCCGGAGTTTCCTTCCAGCCTGCGCACCATTCCCGATCCTCCTGCGGTCCTCTATTGCCGGGGCGATCTTTCCCTGCTTTCCTCTGCGGCTGTTGCCCTGATCGGCTCGCGGGCGGCCACCGAGTACGGCCGCCGAATCGCCTTTCGTTTCGCCGGCGAATTGGCGCGTGAGTCGCTGGTGGTGATTTCCGGCGCTGCCTACGGCATTGATGCCGCAGCCCATCGCGGGGCCCTGGACGCGGGCGGGAAGACGATCGCCGTGCTCGGTTGCGGCCTTGATGTGGCCTATCCCAAACCCCATGCCCCGCTGTTGGCAGAGATCGGCGAAAAGGGGCTGCTCCTCTCTGAATACCCCCTGGGCACCAAGCCCGATGCCTATCGATTTCCTGCGCGAAATCGTCTTATCAGCGGTATGGCCAGGGGCATCGTCGTGGTCGAGGCCACGGAAAAATCAGGTTCGCTGATCACCGCGGCTCTGGCCCTGGATCAGGGGCGTGAGGTCATGGCCGTGCCTGGTCGTGTCGATTCCCTCAAAAGTGGAGGCAGCCATTGGTTGATTCGCCAGGGCGCCCACCTGGTGCGACAGGTGGACGACATCCTCGAAGCCCTGTGCTGGAGCCGCCAAGAGCTCCCCGCCACCGATTCATCTCCACAGAGGGGCGGCAAGGTCTTGAGCGCGGCAGAAGGCCAGCTCTTGCAGGCCCTGGATGTTTATCCCCTGGATATCGACTCGTTGGCGCGGAAGACCGGCTTGTCGATTGTCGAACTGCATGGTCTGCTGTTGCAGCTTGAACTGCAGGGGGTGGTGCGTCAACTGCCGGGACAGATGTACGAACGGGTGGAGCAAAGCTGA
- the rpe gene encoding ribulose-phosphate 3-epimerase: protein MKSVMIAPSILSADFSRLGEEIKAVEAAGADVIHIDVMDGHFVPNITIGPLVVKAARQVTDLPLDVHLMITQPDRYLQDFIDAGADWVTVHVEACTHLHRTLGYIRSQGKKAGAVLNPATSLSTLEYVLAELDLVMLMSVNPGFGGQSFIESSLEKISRLRAMLDQVNPESGIEVDGGISPATIARVAKAGANIFVAGSAVYGAADYRAVIAEMKQLATP from the coding sequence ATGAAGTCTGTCATGATTGCCCCCTCGATCCTCTCCGCCGATTTTTCCCGGTTGGGCGAGGAGATTAAAGCCGTCGAAGCCGCCGGTGCCGACGTGATCCATATCGATGTCATGGACGGCCATTTCGTCCCCAACATCACCATTGGCCCATTGGTCGTCAAGGCGGCCCGCCAGGTGACCGATCTGCCCCTGGATGTCCATCTGATGATCACCCAGCCCGATCGCTATCTGCAGGATTTCATCGATGCCGGCGCCGATTGGGTCACGGTGCATGTCGAGGCCTGCACCCATCTGCACCGCACCCTTGGCTACATCCGCAGCCAGGGGAAGAAGGCGGGTGCCGTGCTTAATCCAGCCACCTCGCTTTCCACCCTGGAGTATGTCCTGGCCGAGCTCGATCTGGTAATGTTGATGAGCGTGAATCCTGGATTCGGTGGACAGTCCTTTATCGAATCCTCACTGGAAAAAATCAGTAGACTGCGCGCAATGCTCGATCAGGTCAATCCCGAGTCCGGCATCGAGGTCGACGGCGGTATCAGCCCTGCAACTATTGCCCGGGTCGCCAAGGCCGGTGCCAATATCTTCGTGGCCGGATCGGCGGTCTACGGGGCCGCGGATTATCGGGCCGTCATCGCTGAAATGAAACAGCTGGCCACCCCCTAA
- a CDS encoding glucose-6-phosphate isomerase, with translation MHLRDFSTYKAVAKLASLARQPHDLTGSQGLTVERIKSSICSNCGFDLLYATQRVSDEVLDGLQELADEAGLVDALMAMKKGEVLNRIEGYASENRQVLHTSCRDVFADPPLAEEASAQAKAQLKRLRTFLEDLDKGSIANAQGEPFTTMVQVGIGGSDLGPRALSLALQPFCREGRSARFIANVDPDDAAEVLQSLDLSCTLFNIVSKSGATLETLTNEQLVKQALVRAGLNPARHMIAVTGEGSPMDDASQYLASFYMFDYIGGRYSATSMVGLVTLGFVLGYEAVLEILAGAHEVDRAAEERNIRNNIPLLLALLGVWNRNFLGHGTVAVLPYSQALSRFPAHLQQCDMESNGKSVTRSGDPVQWQTGPIVWGEPGTNGQHAFYQLIHQGTEIVPVEFIGFRRSQYQVDLVVAGTSSQQKLLANMLAQSIALAVGQDNANPAQRFPGNRPNSVLLADQLTPRSMGALLAIYEHKIAFQGFCWNINSFDQEGVQLGKVLATKLLTLMQQPAAEGSPGARASTVEAALLKGAKIG, from the coding sequence ATGCATCTCAGGGATTTTTCCACCTATAAGGCCGTTGCAAAACTCGCCTCCCTTGCGAGGCAGCCGCACGATCTCACCGGCTCTCAGGGGCTGACGGTGGAGCGCATCAAGAGCTCTATCTGCTCCAATTGCGGATTTGATCTCCTCTATGCCACCCAGCGGGTGAGCGACGAGGTGCTCGATGGGCTGCAGGAACTGGCCGACGAGGCGGGCCTGGTCGATGCCCTGATGGCGATGAAAAAGGGCGAGGTGCTGAACCGGATCGAAGGCTATGCAAGCGAAAACCGGCAGGTGCTGCATACCTCCTGTCGAGATGTCTTTGCAGATCCACCCCTTGCCGAGGAGGCCTCAGCTCAAGCCAAGGCACAGTTGAAGAGGTTGCGGACTTTCCTGGAAGACCTGGACAAGGGCTCCATTGCCAACGCCCAGGGGGAGCCCTTTACCACCATGGTGCAGGTGGGGATAGGCGGATCCGATCTCGGGCCGCGTGCCCTTTCCCTAGCCCTGCAGCCCTTTTGCCGTGAAGGGCGGAGCGCCCGCTTCATTGCCAACGTCGATCCGGACGATGCAGCCGAGGTGCTGCAATCGCTTGATCTTTCCTGTACCCTGTTCAACATCGTCTCCAAGAGCGGGGCCACCCTGGAAACCCTGACCAACGAGCAGTTGGTCAAGCAGGCACTGGTCCGCGCCGGGCTGAATCCTGCCCGTCACATGATTGCGGTCACCGGTGAGGGCAGTCCCATGGACGATGCCAGCCAATACCTGGCCTCCTTTTATATGTTTGACTATATTGGCGGGCGCTATTCGGCCACTTCCATGGTCGGTCTGGTCACCCTGGGCTTTGTCCTCGGCTATGAGGCGGTTCTGGAGATCCTTGCCGGTGCCCACGAGGTGGATCGGGCGGCCGAGGAGCGCAATATCCGCAACAATATCCCCCTGCTGTTGGCACTGTTGGGTGTTTGGAATCGTAACTTTCTGGGCCATGGTACGGTTGCGGTGCTCCCCTATAGCCAGGCCTTGTCGCGCTTTCCGGCCCATCTGCAGCAGTGCGACATGGAAAGCAACGGCAAATCCGTCACCCGCAGCGGCGACCCGGTCCAATGGCAGACCGGCCCCATTGTCTGGGGAGAACCCGGAACCAACGGGCAGCACGCCTTTTATCAGCTTATTCATCAGGGAACGGAAATCGTTCCCGTGGAGTTCATCGGCTTCCGCCGCTCCCAGTATCAGGTCGATCTTGTGGTTGCCGGGACCAGTTCTCAACAAAAACTGCTGGCCAATATGCTGGCCCAGTCCATCGCTTTGGCAGTGGGGCAGGATAATGCCAACCCGGCCCAGCGTTTTCCAGGAAACCGGCCGAACTCAGTTCTGCTGGCCGACCAGCTCACCCCACGAAGCATGGGAGCGCTGCTGGCCATCTACGAACATAAGATTGCCTTCCAGGGATTTTGTTGGAATATCAATTCGTTTGATCAGGAAGGGGTTCAGTTGGGCAAGGTCCTGGCAACCAAGCTGTTGACGTTGATGCAGCAGCCGGCAGCAGAGGGGTCGCCGGGCGCACGGGCATCAACGGTGGAGGCAGCCTTGTTGAAGGGGGCGAAAATAGGCTGA
- the dsrA gene encoding dissimilatory-type sulfite reductase subunit alpha, with amino-acid sequence MAKHETPLLDELEKGPWPSFVTDLKQQAETKPECWDILGQLELSYKDRITHWKHGGIVGVFGYGGGIVGRYSDVPAQFPGVEHFHTVRIAQPSGLYYSTENLRALMDLWEKYGSGVTNMHGSTGDMIFLGTRTENLEPLFWDLTHDLNQDLGGSGSNLRTPACCLGESRCEWACYDAQEACNSLTQRYQDEIHRPAFPYKFKFKFSACPNDCVAAIARSDFAVIGTWKDDIRIDQAAVQQYIAGAEGYPSNGGAHKGGNWGAFDIQKEVIDLCPTQCMWMEGGELKIDNSECTRCMHCINVMPRALRPGVEKGASICIGAKAPILDGAQFATLVIPFIEVSAEDDFESLVDVIEKVWDWWMEVGKNRERVGETMQRIGLPTFLSVMEVEPIPQHVKEPRSNPYVFWKEEEVPGGWERDVVEFRKKHAA; translated from the coding sequence ATGGCAAAGCATGAAACGCCTCTATTGGACGAATTAGAAAAAGGTCCATGGCCGAGTTTCGTCACCGACCTCAAGCAGCAGGCAGAGACCAAGCCTGAGTGCTGGGACATCCTTGGCCAGCTTGAGCTTTCATACAAAGATCGGATTACCCACTGGAAACACGGCGGTATCGTCGGTGTTTTCGGTTATGGCGGTGGTATTGTTGGTCGGTACTCCGACGTGCCTGCACAGTTCCCCGGCGTTGAGCACTTCCACACCGTACGTATTGCCCAGCCCTCCGGTCTCTACTACTCCACCGAGAACCTTCGCGCTCTCATGGATCTGTGGGAGAAATACGGTTCAGGTGTAACCAACATGCACGGTTCCACCGGTGACATGATCTTCCTCGGTACCCGTACCGAGAACCTGGAGCCCCTGTTCTGGGATCTGACCCATGACCTGAATCAGGATCTTGGTGGTTCCGGCTCCAACCTGCGTACCCCGGCCTGCTGTCTGGGCGAGTCCCGCTGCGAGTGGGCCTGCTACGACGCACAGGAAGCATGCAACAGCCTGACCCAGCGTTATCAGGACGAGATCCATCGTCCGGCCTTCCCCTACAAGTTTAAATTCAAATTCTCCGCCTGTCCCAACGACTGCGTTGCCGCCATCGCCCGTTCCGACTTTGCTGTTATCGGTACCTGGAAAGATGACATCCGCATCGATCAGGCCGCTGTTCAGCAGTACATCGCCGGTGCCGAAGGCTACCCGTCCAACGGTGGCGCCCACAAGGGGGGCAACTGGGGTGCATTCGACATCCAGAAAGAGGTTATCGACCTCTGCCCGACCCAGTGTATGTGGATGGAAGGCGGTGAGCTGAAGATCGACAACTCCGAGTGTACCCGTTGTATGCACTGCATCAACGTTATGCCCCGCGCCCTGCGTCCCGGCGTAGAGAAAGGTGCTTCCATCTGCATCGGCGCCAAAGCCCCGATCCTGGATGGTGCCCAGTTCGCGACCTTGGTCATTCCGTTTATCGAAGTCAGCGCAGAGGACGATTTCGAGTCCCTGGTTGATGTGATCGAGAAAGTTTGGGATTGGTGGATGGAAGTTGGTAAGAACCGCGAGCGCGTGGGTGAGACCATGCAGCGTATCGGCCTGCCGACCTTCCTCAGCGTTATGGAAGTTGAGCCCATTCCGCAGCACGTTAAAGAGCCGCGTTCCAACCCCTATGTATTCTGGAAGGAAGAGGAAGTACCCGGTGGCTGGGAGCGTGACGTTGTTGAGTTCAGGAAGAAACACGCAGCCTGA
- the dsrB gene encoding dissimilatory-type sulfite reductase subunit beta: MGYDPKNPMEGRITDLGPRYYGDFLPPVIKENKGTWLYHEILEPGVLVHVAESGAKVFTVRCGSARLITVNRVRMYCDIADKCCDGYLRFTTRNNVEFMVDSEEKLAALKAELAIHKAELPIGGTGACVTNIVHTQGWVHCHTPATDASGPVKAVMDDLFEYFGSMTLPAQVRIALACCLNMCGAVHASDIAILGIHRKPPMIDNDRISGVCEIPLAISACPLGAVKPTKATNSAGEEVKSVKVQAERCMFCGNCYTMCPAMPLADPEGDGIAILVGGKVSNRKSAPKFSKLIVPFLPNTTPRWPETVACVRQILEAYAKDAKKYERLGEWAERIGWEKFFEKTGIPFTEKSIDDYRLAYDTWRTTTQFKYTSHTAAYTK, translated from the coding sequence ATGGGTTACGATCCGAAAAATCCTATGGAAGGTCGGATTACCGACTTGGGACCGCGCTACTACGGCGACTTCCTGCCGCCCGTCATCAAAGAGAACAAGGGAACCTGGCTCTATCATGAGATCCTCGAGCCCGGTGTCCTGGTGCACGTGGCTGAGAGTGGGGCAAAGGTTTTCACCGTTCGTTGCGGTTCCGCCCGTCTGATCACCGTCAATCGTGTACGTATGTACTGCGATATCGCTGACAAGTGCTGTGACGGTTACCTCCGTTTCACCACCCGTAACAACGTCGAGTTCATGGTGGACAGCGAGGAGAAACTGGCTGCGCTGAAAGCTGAGCTCGCCATTCACAAGGCCGAACTGCCCATCGGCGGTACCGGTGCCTGTGTAACCAACATCGTTCACACCCAGGGTTGGGTACACTGCCATACTCCGGCCACCGATGCTTCCGGTCCGGTTAAGGCCGTTATGGATGACCTGTTCGAGTACTTCGGCTCCATGACCCTGCCCGCCCAGGTTCGTATCGCTCTGGCCTGCTGTCTGAACATGTGCGGTGCTGTTCATGCTTCCGACATCGCCATCCTCGGTATCCATCGTAAACCGCCGATGATCGATAACGATCGTATCAGTGGCGTCTGCGAGATCCCGCTGGCTATCTCCGCCTGTCCGTTGGGCGCTGTTAAGCCGACCAAAGCCACCAACTCTGCTGGTGAAGAGGTCAAGTCCGTCAAGGTACAGGCCGAACGTTGTATGTTCTGTGGTAACTGCTACACCATGTGCCCGGCCATGCCGCTGGCTGACCCGGAAGGTGACGGTATTGCCATCCTGGTTGGTGGTAAGGTTTCCAACCGGAAGTCTGCACCGAAATTCTCCAAGCTGATCGTTCCCTTCCTGCCGAACACCACCCCGCGCTGGCCTGAGACCGTCGCCTGTGTTCGTCAGATCCTCGAGGCCTATGCCAAGGATGCCAAGAAATACGAGCGTCTTGGCGAGTGGGCCGAGCGTATCGGTTGGGAGAAATTCTTCGAGAAAACCGGAATCCCCTTCACCGAGAAATCCATCGACGACTATCGTCTGGCGTACGATACCTGGAGGACCACCACCCAGTTCAAATACACCAGTCATACTGCCGCCTACACCAAGTAA
- a CDS encoding dissimilatory sulfite reductase D family protein encodes MALSVEELKAAIIEKAKKAPKPQLYIKDFYACDPDTKPREIKKVANALVTEGELMFWSSGSTTMYARPDRIQNEEK; translated from the coding sequence ATGGCACTGAGCGTAGAAGAATTGAAAGCAGCCATCATCGAAAAGGCTAAAAAGGCACCTAAGCCACAGTTGTACATCAAAGATTTTTATGCGTGCGATCCGGATACAAAGCCGCGTGAAATCAAGAAAGTTGCCAATGCATTGGTCACCGAGGGCGAGCTTATGTTCTGGTCTTCCGGTTCTACCACCATGTATGCACGTCCTGATCGCATTCAGAACGAGGAAAAATAA
- a CDS encoding biotin--[acetyl-CoA-carboxylase] ligase, translated as MKIFVEQTESTNLIAREKGQAGAPDGTVVWTESQHSGRGQYGRVFASPKGGLYFSLILRPQFDAQHVPLITLVTGLACRDVLHATYTVDLKIKWPNDLYLNGKKVGGILCENSFDTGSQPPWPMVIVGVGINVNSRLADFPAELHPILTTLQEETGQSVELESLLDRLRIKICALVDTLPDNRESLLDRWQNYDYLLHRPVKYLNGEQVILGTGCGIAADGRYTLRDASGLTHTIIGGQLRPAE; from the coding sequence ATGAAGATCTTTGTCGAGCAGACCGAATCAACCAATCTGATTGCCAGGGAAAAAGGGCAAGCGGGCGCGCCGGATGGCACGGTCGTCTGGACGGAGAGCCAGCATTCGGGACGGGGACAGTATGGCCGAGTCTTTGCCTCACCCAAGGGCGGCCTCTATTTCAGCCTGATTCTTCGGCCCCAGTTCGATGCACAGCATGTCCCCCTGATCACCCTGGTCACCGGACTTGCCTGCAGGGATGTCCTCCATGCAACCTACACGGTCGATCTCAAGATTAAATGGCCCAATGATCTCTATCTCAACGGGAAAAAGGTGGGCGGCATTCTCTGCGAGAACTCCTTTGATACGGGCAGCCAACCGCCATGGCCGATGGTGATCGTCGGGGTGGGCATCAATGTCAACAGCCGGCTTGCCGACTTTCCAGCCGAACTGCATCCCATCCTTACCACCCTCCAGGAAGAAACCGGTCAAAGCGTCGAGCTTGAATCCCTGCTCGACCGTTTACGGATAAAAATTTGTGCGTTGGTCGACACCTTGCCGGACAATCGGGAATCTCTTCTCGACCGTTGGCAAAACTATGATTACCTATTGCACAGGCCGGTCAAATACCTCAACGGAGAGCAGGTAATCCTGGGCACAGGCTGTGGTATTGCCGCCGATGGCCGCTATACCCTTCGTGATGCGAGCGGCCTGACACATACCATTATCGGCGGCCAACTGCGTCCGGCAGAGTGA
- a CDS encoding YhdH/YhfP family quinone oxidoreductase has translation MQPDQFLAFVVSEDASHNIRRRIEVKSIAALPPGDVVVKVAYSSLNYKDALSANGNRGVTKQYPHTPGIDAAGVVVHSSVEQWREGEAVICTGYDLGMNTDGGFGQYIRVPAGWLVHKPVNLSLLEAMQLGTAGFTAALCTLGLEANGVTPQKGPILVTGATGGVATIAIMILTKLGYEVAAVSGKKEAGVFLRDLGVAEVIDRKTFLADGDRTLLPGKWAGVVDTAGGTVLATAIKGTGFDGVVTSCGNAASGDLPLNVYPFILRGVHLLGIYSANCPMEKRLRVWEKLSAEWKLDRLEQLCRVVTLHDLDEEITQMLASKSKGRCVVQLGD, from the coding sequence ATGCAACCCGATCAGTTCCTCGCCTTTGTCGTCTCGGAAGATGCGTCGCACAACATCCGCCGCAGGATAGAAGTGAAAAGCATAGCGGCTCTCCCGCCCGGTGATGTGGTGGTCAAGGTCGCCTACTCCTCGCTCAACTATAAGGATGCCCTTTCAGCAAACGGCAACCGGGGGGTGACGAAACAGTACCCGCATACCCCGGGGATAGATGCCGCAGGTGTTGTGGTTCACTCCTCGGTGGAACAGTGGCGTGAGGGAGAGGCGGTCATCTGCACCGGCTACGATCTGGGCATGAATACCGATGGTGGTTTTGGCCAATATATTCGTGTGCCGGCGGGGTGGCTTGTGCACAAACCCGTCAACCTCTCATTGCTTGAGGCCATGCAGCTCGGTACGGCAGGCTTTACCGCCGCTTTGTGCACCCTGGGGTTGGAGGCAAACGGCGTCACCCCGCAAAAAGGTCCTATCCTCGTCACCGGTGCGACCGGGGGGGTGGCGACCATTGCCATCATGATCCTGACAAAACTCGGCTATGAGGTGGCAGCGGTTTCAGGAAAAAAGGAAGCCGGCGTCTTTCTCAGGGATCTCGGCGTCGCGGAGGTCATTGATCGGAAAACCTTTCTCGCCGATGGTGATCGTACCCTGCTCCCCGGAAAATGGGCTGGCGTTGTCGACACTGCCGGCGGCACGGTGCTGGCGACCGCCATCAAGGGAACCGGCTTTGACGGTGTGGTCACCAGCTGCGGCAATGCCGCCTCCGGTGATCTCCCGCTCAACGTCTACCCGTTCATTCTTCGTGGGGTCCATCTGTTGGGCATCTATTCGGCAAACTGCCCGATGGAGAAACGGTTGCGGGTCTGGGAGAAGCTCAGTGCCGAATGGAAACTTGATCGTCTGGAGCAACTGTGCCGTGTCGTCACGTTACATGATCTGGACGAGGAAATTACCCAAATGCTGGCCAGCAAAAGCAAAGGCCGCTGTGTTGTTCAATTAGGAGATTGA
- a CDS encoding KpsF/GutQ family sugar-phosphate isomerase has product MSSVLAKEVLTIEAEGILAVRDNLGPEFERAVDLIMSCPSRLVVTGIGKSGLVGQKISATLNSTGTPSLFLHPVEAMHGDLGMVAVTDVVLAISYSGETSELNRLLSSIKERSIPIIAICGRSDSTLANHAQVTLNVAIPREACPLGLAPTTSTTATLAMGDALAVALLNRKHFKAEDFRRNHPGGSLGARLKVAVREVMLTGDNVPRVSDQANMAEAIAELNEKSLGAVFVTDEQCILRGIVTDGDVRRMLSAGKNYVDTPLTEAMTKSPLAISSDLMAADALSIMQQHEITVLAVISEQGGLLGILHLHDLLGKGEFRFLI; this is encoded by the coding sequence GTGAGCAGTGTATTAGCCAAGGAAGTGTTAACCATTGAAGCTGAGGGCATACTGGCCGTTCGGGATAACCTTGGGCCTGAATTTGAGCGTGCCGTCGACCTGATCATGTCCTGTCCGAGCCGTTTGGTGGTCACGGGTATCGGTAAATCAGGCCTCGTGGGGCAAAAAATTTCAGCGACCCTCAATTCAACCGGGACACCTTCCCTCTTCCTCCACCCCGTGGAGGCGATGCATGGGGATCTGGGCATGGTCGCTGTAACCGATGTGGTGCTCGCCATCTCCTATTCCGGCGAGACCTCTGAGCTGAACAGGCTGCTTTCCTCGATCAAGGAGCGCTCCATTCCGATCATTGCCATCTGTGGTCGCAGCGATTCCACCCTGGCCAATCACGCGCAGGTCACCCTGAACGTGGCCATTCCCCGTGAGGCCTGCCCATTGGGGCTCGCACCGACGACTTCGACCACCGCGACCCTGGCCATGGGTGACGCGCTGGCGGTGGCCCTGCTCAATCGCAAACATTTCAAAGCCGAAGATTTTCGCCGCAATCATCCGGGGGGCAGTCTGGGGGCGCGGCTGAAGGTGGCTGTCCGGGAGGTCATGCTCACCGGCGACAACGTACCGCGGGTATCGGATCAGGCCAACATGGCCGAGGCGATCGCCGAACTCAATGAGAAAAGTCTGGGGGCGGTCTTTGTCACTGACGAGCAATGTATCCTCCGGGGGATCGTCACTGACGGTGATGTACGGAGAATGCTGTCCGCCGGGAAGAACTATGTGGACACCCCGCTTACCGAGGCGATGACGAAAAGCCCCCTGGCGATCTCCAGTGATCTGATGGCGGCAGATGCCTTAAGCATCATGCAGCAGCACGAGATCACGGTCCTGGCGGTGATCAGTGAGCAGGGAGGGCTTCTGGGAATATTGCACCTGCACGACCTGCTGGGCAAGGGCGAATTCCGATTTCTGATTTAA